In Theropithecus gelada isolate Dixy chromosome 13, Tgel_1.0, whole genome shotgun sequence, one DNA window encodes the following:
- the MAPRE3 gene encoding microtubule-associated protein RP/EB family member 3 isoform X2, with product MAVNVYSTSVTSENLSRHDMLAWVNDSLHLNYTKIEQLCSGAAYCQFMDMLFPGCVHLRKVKFQAKLEHEYIHNFKVLQAAFKKMGVDKIIPVEKLVKGKFQDNFEFIQWFKKFFDANYDGKDYNPLLARQGQDVAPPPNPVPQRTSPTGPKNMQTSGRLSNVAPPCILRKNPPSARNGGHETDAQILELNQQLVDLKLTVDGLEKERDFYFSKLRDIELICQEHESENSPVISGIIGILYATEEGFAPPEDDEIEEHQQEDQDEY from the exons ATGGCCGTCAATGTGTACTCCACATCTGTGACCAGTGAAAATCTGAGTCGCCATGATATGCTTGCATGGGTCAACGACTCCCTGCACCTCAACTATACCAAGATAGAACAGCTCTGTTCAG GGGCAGCCTACTGCCAGTTCATGGACATGCTCTTCCCTGGCTGTGTGCACTTGAGGAAAGTGAAGTTCCAGGCCAAACTAGAGCATGAATACATCCACAACTTCAAGGTGCTGCAAGCAGCTTTCAAGAAGATGGGTGTTGACAAA ATCATTCCTGTAGAGAAATTAGTGAAAGGAAAATTCCAAGATAATTTTGAGTTTATTCAGTGGTTTAAGAAATTCTTTGACGCAAACTATGATGGAAAGGATTACAACCCTCTGCTGGCGCGGCAGGGCCAGGACGTAGCGCCACCTCCTAACCCAG TTCCACAGAGGACGTCCCCCACAGGCCCAAAAAACATGCAGACCTCTGGCCGGCTGAGCAACGTGGCCCCCCCCTGCATTCTCCGGAAGAATCCTCCATCAGCCCGAAATGGTGGCCATGAGACTGATGCCCAAATTCTTGAACTCAACCAACAG CTGGTGGACTTGAAGCTGACAGTGGATGGGCTGGAGAAGGAACGTGACTTCTACTTCAGCAAACTTCGTGACATCGAGCTCATCTGCCAGGAGCATGAAAGTGAAAACAGCCCTGTTATCTCAGGCATCATTGGCATCCTCTATGCAACGGAG gAAGGATTTGCACCCCCTGAGGACGATGAGATTGAAGAGCATCAACAAGAAGACCAGGACGAATACTGA
- the MAPRE3 gene encoding microtubule-associated protein RP/EB family member 3 isoform X1 — translation MAVNVYSTSVTSENLSRHDMLAWVNDSLHLNYTKIEQLCSGAAYCQFMDMLFPGCVHLRKVKFQAKLEHEYIHNFKVLQAAFKKMGVDKIIPVEKLVKGKFQDNFEFIQWFKKFFDANYDGKDYNPLLARQGQDVAPPPNPGDQIFNKSKKLIGTAVPQRTSPTGPKNMQTSGRLSNVAPPCILRKNPPSARNGGHETDAQILELNQQLVDLKLTVDGLEKERDFYFSKLRDIELICQEHESENSPVISGIIGILYATEEGFAPPEDDEIEEHQQEDQDEY, via the exons ATGGCCGTCAATGTGTACTCCACATCTGTGACCAGTGAAAATCTGAGTCGCCATGATATGCTTGCATGGGTCAACGACTCCCTGCACCTCAACTATACCAAGATAGAACAGCTCTGTTCAG GGGCAGCCTACTGCCAGTTCATGGACATGCTCTTCCCTGGCTGTGTGCACTTGAGGAAAGTGAAGTTCCAGGCCAAACTAGAGCATGAATACATCCACAACTTCAAGGTGCTGCAAGCAGCTTTCAAGAAGATGGGTGTTGACAAA ATCATTCCTGTAGAGAAATTAGTGAAAGGAAAATTCCAAGATAATTTTGAGTTTATTCAGTGGTTTAAGAAATTCTTTGACGCAAACTATGATGGAAAGGATTACAACCCTCTGCTGGCGCGGCAGGGCCAGGACGTAGCGCCACCTCCTAACCCAGGTGATCAGATCTTCAACAAATCCAAGAAACTCATTGGCACAGCAG TTCCACAGAGGACGTCCCCCACAGGCCCAAAAAACATGCAGACCTCTGGCCGGCTGAGCAACGTGGCCCCCCCCTGCATTCTCCGGAAGAATCCTCCATCAGCCCGAAATGGTGGCCATGAGACTGATGCCCAAATTCTTGAACTCAACCAACAG CTGGTGGACTTGAAGCTGACAGTGGATGGGCTGGAGAAGGAACGTGACTTCTACTTCAGCAAACTTCGTGACATCGAGCTCATCTGCCAGGAGCATGAAAGTGAAAACAGCCCTGTTATCTCAGGCATCATTGGCATCCTCTATGCAACGGAG gAAGGATTTGCACCCCCTGAGGACGATGAGATTGAAGAGCATCAACAAGAAGACCAGGACGAATACTGA